GGCGATGGGAATCTCGCCCTTGAGCGGCCCGTTACCCCTTACAATGATCTGGTCCATCTATTCCTCGTTCCCGGGCGCGCCCTGATCCGGCGTCTGTTGCCCATGCTGCTCGTCTTGCGAATCCGCCTCGGCCCGCGCGCGGCCCTGCGCCTTGCGCCGCGCCAGATTGGCCCGCAGCGCGGCCTTCAGCCGCGCCTCGCGCGTGTCGCTCCGGGGGTCGCGGGGTGGTTTGGTCATGCCCACCCTGTTAGCGTCCTTGCCCGCTTGCGTCCAGCGGCGGCGCAAAGGGCGGCGCCGGTCGGCGCAGCGCGATTTTTTGGAAATCCCCCCTTGCGCCTACCCGGTGGTTCGGTCTAAAGCCCCGCCCACGATGCTGTGGTAGCTCAGTGGTAGAGCACTCCCTTGGTAAGGGAGAGGTCGAGAGTTCAATCCTCTCTCACAGCACCATCTTATCCCGTTGATTTGCTGGAATATCCTGATTATTCAGGGGCCTGGACTGCCCTACTGGTACACAGGGCTGGTACACATGGGCTTGAGAATGGCGTCTCCTTGGAAGCATCCCGAGTCGGGAATCTACTACCTGCGCGAACGCATCGCCACGCGGCTGCTGGATGCAGCCAAAGGCCGAACAGCGGTGGTCACGCTGGTCGGCCAACCCTGTCGGGTGAAGCTGGGCCAGCACGTCAAGCTGTCCCTGCGAACCAAGGACATTGCCACAGCCAAGGAACGATACAGGGACGCCTCTGCCGCCCTGCAAGAACATCTGCGGGTGATCCAGCAGACAGCCGAGGACGGGCCTGTGCGACTCACCCAGCGGCAGACAGAGGCCATTGCGGGGGACTACTACCGCGACCTCACCAGCCAGCACGGCAATGAGCCCGGCAGCCCGAAGGAATGGGATGCGGGGCTGACAGCCGTTCAGGAACCCGACCCCGCCGGGCTGGAACGGATGCACGGCGAGGATGCCGACCGGCTGCTGATGGGCCGAGGGCTGGCGGTGGATGACGACAGCCGGGCAAGGCTGCTGCAATCCATGCACCGGGCCTTTGTCCAGTTCGGAGAACAGCAGGTGCGGCGAGGCTCGGGGGATTGGTCCCCGGATGCCAAGGCGGACAGGTTCCCGGCTTTCGAGGATGGGGCGACCAGCACAGGCAAGCCCAGCGCGGTTGCGCCAGACAAGGCCACCGGCCCGACCCTGACCGACCTGTTCGAGGCGTGGGAGAAGGACGCCAGGACCAAGGGCGTTGTGGACAAGACCATCCGGGACTTCCGGCAGAAGCTGGACAGCCTCATTGCCTTCATCGGCCATGACCGGATCGGGGACATAACCCCGCAGGACATCGTGACATGGACCGACCACCTGCGGGACGACCGGGGGCTGACCGGCAAGACCATCGGGCAGAAGTATCTGGCGGTGGCCAAGCGCATGTTCAGCTATGCCAAGTCTCGGGCAATGGGCCTGAATGATCCGACAGACGGTATCGTGGTCGAGACCGCCAAGCGCGTGGTGAACCGGGAAAAGGGCTATACCGATGACGAGGCCCGGAAGGTGCTGGCAGCGGCCAAGGCCGGCGCAGGCATCTCGGACAGGTGGGCCGACCACACCAAGCGGGCAATCCGCTGGGTGCCGTGGATATGCGCCCATACCGGGGCAAGGGTGACGGAGATTGTCCAGCTTAGGCGGGAAGACTTCCAGACCATCGACGGCATCCCATGCATCAGGATCACGCCAGAGGCTGGCTCGGTCAAGACCAAGCAGTTCCGCACCGTGCCCCTGCACCCCCAGCTTGTCCAAGAGGGCCTGCTTGAGATGGTCGAGACCCTGCCCCCCGGCCCCATCTTCTATGCCCCGGGGACAGGCCCGCAGGGCACCAGCGGGCGGATTGGCTGGTGGGTCAAGGAACACGCGAAGGTTTCCGACAAGGACTTGCAGCCGAACCACGCATGGCGACACAGGTTCAAGACGCTTTGCCACGACCACGACATAGCGCAGGAATGGGCCGATGCGATCCAGGGCCATGCCAACGCGAGGGCTGCGGAGAACTACGGCGACCGGAAGGCGAAGGCCAAGCACCGGGAAATCTGCAAGCTCCCGTTCTACAGGATCGGCGGGGATGGGCAGGATGGGAAGCACCCCCGGATGTTTCAGAAGAAAATCCGTGACGGCAAATCATAATAAGGAATTCCGCAGCTTCCCCCGGGTGGCCCCTGCGGCTCGCTTATGAGGGGCCGAGACCGGGCGCTGGGTAAATGGGGGGCACCGTGGCGTGTTCAGTCTCGGCTGGCGGTCATCTTCGCCACGGATGAACCTATCTGGGCAAGCACCCCGAACCCTATGGCAACGAGGACCGTCAAAATGCCCTTGTCGATGACTTCCCCAGAGGTGCCGTTTCCCAAGTAACGGCTCCAAAGTTCCGGGAACTCGGCCAGAGCGAAACCCATGACAACACGCATGGAGCCGAGGACGAAACCAATCCAAGCAACAGCTTGGGCAAGATGAATAAAGAACACATGCAACTCCGCTTCCTTTCAGCCTGCTTAGCAAACCCTACACAGCAAGACCACCTGTCCCGCAGGGTATACCTCAAGAGAACCGTTTGTGGGGTGGTCCGATAAATACGATTTGACAACCCATAGCGAACCAGTAGTATGAGAACCATCCTAACCGAACCGATGGAGTCTCCCGTGTTCATCCGCGCTTACCTTCGGGCATCCACCAAGGACCAGGACGCAGACCGCGCCCGTGCCGACCTCGAACGCTTTGCCGCAGAGAAGGGCCTGCGGATTGCGGCCCGCTATGTCGAGAATGAAAGCGGGGCCAAGCTGGATCGCCCTGAACTGTTCCGGCTGCTGGCCGACTGTGAGCCGGGGGACGTGTTGCTGGTGGAGCAGGTGGACCGGCTAAGCCGGCTGAACGCAGAGGATTGGAACAGGCTCAAGGCCCAGATCACCGCCAAGCGGGTTCGGGTGGTGGCGCTGGACCTGCCCACGTCTCACCAGCTGATCCAGACCGGGGCGGATGAGTTCACCGCAAGGATGCTGGATGCCATTAACGGGATGATGCTGGACATGCTGGCAGCGATTGCCCGCAAGGATTACGAGGACCGGCGCAGGCGGCAGCAGCAGGGCATCGAGAAGGCC
This portion of the Paracoccus sp. N5 genome encodes:
- a CDS encoding recombinase family protein, producing MFIRAYLRASTKDQDADRARADLERFAAEKGLRIAARYVENESGAKLDRPELFRLLADCEPGDVLLVEQVDRLSRLNAEDWNRLKAQITAKRVRVVALDLPTSHQLIQTGADEFTARMLDAINGMMLDMLAAIARKDYEDRRRRQQQGIEKAKASGVYRGRPADEKRNAAIKDMLRGGQSWSSIISATGCSRSTLARLAKDG
- a CDS encoding site-specific integrase yields the protein MGLRMASPWKHPESGIYYLRERIATRLLDAAKGRTAVVTLVGQPCRVKLGQHVKLSLRTKDIATAKERYRDASAALQEHLRVIQQTAEDGPVRLTQRQTEAIAGDYYRDLTSQHGNEPGSPKEWDAGLTAVQEPDPAGLERMHGEDADRLLMGRGLAVDDDSRARLLQSMHRAFVQFGEQQVRRGSGDWSPDAKADRFPAFEDGATSTGKPSAVAPDKATGPTLTDLFEAWEKDARTKGVVDKTIRDFRQKLDSLIAFIGHDRIGDITPQDIVTWTDHLRDDRGLTGKTIGQKYLAVAKRMFSYAKSRAMGLNDPTDGIVVETAKRVVNREKGYTDDEARKVLAAAKAGAGISDRWADHTKRAIRWVPWICAHTGARVTEIVQLRREDFQTIDGIPCIRITPEAGSVKTKQFRTVPLHPQLVQEGLLEMVETLPPGPIFYAPGTGPQGTSGRIGWWVKEHAKVSDKDLQPNHAWRHRFKTLCHDHDIAQEWADAIQGHANARAAENYGDRKAKAKHREICKLPFYRIGGDGQDGKHPRMFQKKIRDGKS